From the Salarias fasciatus chromosome 5, fSalaFa1.1, whole genome shotgun sequence genome, the window ATGCTTTAACAAGGAGCGATTCCTCCGGAGGGTTCGGCGGGTTATATCACACTTCTGAGATCAATTTTAAGATCCAATTAATTGTATGAGCGTGGCGTAATGCCGTTTCTGACGTGGCTGTGGTTACAGCCAGCACACCCCGAAGAATTTGTCAGCTGTCCTGCTGCATGCCGCGCTCATTTTCCCCTCTCTTCCCTGTGCAAAGCAAAGCTTTCTTCCAAGGCCCTGAGCTCAAGAGCTTGTGCATATTGATCTTTTACAACTGCCCTCCAATACCAGACCAAAGAGTGGCAtgctgcaatcagctgtgtgaGCAGCATCGCAAATgagtttgggggtgggggggtgggggagtggGGGGTAAAGAGGTTGCCTGTATGAGTACATCGGGGGGGGGACaagagagcgaggagggagggTGAAAAATGGGGGGAGATGGTGTGctttgggaggaggaggaggaggaggaggaggagggggaggaggaggaggggtgtaGTGCTGCAGTGGAGAGAAGTGAGAGGAGACTGCAGTCTCTGCCTATGTGAGAGATCAGGCTATATTACCACAGCTGTGAGCAACTGGAACCCAAACACTTCTTGATATTGGATGGGCCACCCCGGGAGGGGGGACACCACATCTGACTGGTGAGTCCTGTTTTCCTGCGTCTCTGCAGATTCAAACTACAGTGACGTCACAGGGATGGAATGAAAACGCATACCTCCGAGCGCGGCTATCTCTCAGGAGCTTGTCTGCATGTTTCACTTTGGTGATGTACGATAAACTGTTGTGCTGTGACTGTTTTGCCCTCACCTTATTGATGCccgtgcctttttttttttgttctgttgttgtgtcgAGTGATGCCGGCCGGTGTTGAGCTGCAGAAATCTCAGGCAGATAAGGACTGAGTGCAAAATGGCTCAAAAGGTGAAAAAAGGTAGGAGAGGGCAAGAATATGTTTACATTatagcgctttcctcagatagAAATGGTTTGTCAAGGTCCTGAAGTTAGAGGATTGCCGTATTTCTGTGCTGGATCAGTCATTGAGGAATTTCACATTATTACATACGGACTGACTTGAGGCAGATAAAACATACAGGCATATTTTTTCCGTAATAGTTAAAAGTTTGCTCATGACTCCCTCACGTCTCGGCTCAGTCTGCATTTGTATGGTCCCTGCGCGCACCGCTCGGTCAGTGACACTGGCCCTGAGCCAGCTGCTTATTTGATTGGCTGGTCTCTTTGGCTGTGGACGGGGTTGTGGGCAACTGTGGACAGCTGACAGACACTATCAGTATTGCTTAGCAACAATGATCTGCTGGACCACTGCACACAGGCCCGTACTGTACAGGCAGACTGGAAACCACAAAATCTGCCGTACGACCAGAGAAAgtctcagaaacacacattctgAATACGATATTTATCGATCCATGAACTCTGAGGACGTCTTCACGTCATCGTGTGTTTGCTATATGCTGATGGATAGTTTCATGCTATACGTATCCTCACATGCACTCTGTGTCACAGACTGAGGTTAAGATTCACTTGGTGTCTCTCTGATTCAGCAGTCCAGCGCTCATAGTATGAAACCCCGGTGAGGTTTCATTGTGCCCTAATGTAGCGGTAGGAGGGGATAGCAGTATGAATGGAGTCAGAGCTTCTCATTTTTAAGAGAATGCTGTAATGTTGACCAGGCACTCAGACAAGTTCTCAATATTTCTTTTGACTCGATTGTTTTTCCCCAGttcatgtattttatttcagttatcTACATCTCATGCCAACACTGTAGCAACCATATTAGACTATGTCACAACAGAATTGTATTGGATTATCCACCGCTTGCGTGAAAATGTATAAATTTAATGATCTCCTCTGtggaaacatttacattttttttttttcaccctgaagcaaaaacaaataaacatgaagacattaaagTCACAGAACAAGTAAACGCTCGTCAGGATGCCAGTTGTTCTGTAGCGCTACGCTGTACTGTTTGGGAGCAGGAAGGCACAAAGGCAGCATCCAAATCACATTGTTCACTTTTGACAAACAGCATCAGCTCCCAGACATGTGTCTCACTGCAGTGAAATAAATATTCTCACTGACAGAGATCAAACCACCAAACTGAGCTGGCATTGTCTCTCATGCTGCTTGTTTCAAGTAAATAGAAAAAACGAGAATTTTCTGTCTTAGCGCGATAGATAAAGCGTTTATCATAATAAGTGTTGCAGGGTTTCAAAACAGCAAGAATCAATTAAAGCTGAACATTGACACCTTTGTGCTCAGCAGCAAATGTTAATAGCATGCTGCTGTCACCGATATTCATGCAAAGAGCAGAGGGAAAATAAAGCTCACCAGAGGCGGGAAGCTAAATTGATTCGGTCAGCCATCACTGATGGATCATTGTGAGGAGAcccctgcttttttttgttttttttattagtttctgATTAGTGGTAGGACTGATTAAGACAGCAgcctcattttattttctatcaTCTTGGTTTAGCTCTTCCCTCCTTCAATTATCTGCGACTAATTAATTCCGGAGTCGCTAAAATGTCAGGAAACTTTGAAAGATTGCATCTGACAGCCTCTGAGCTCTGAAGACGATGACACGAGTCTTTATTTCGTATGTCCAGACCAAACGAGAATGATTTTACAGCCACAAAGGGTGAAGAAAAGCTACAAATCATCAAAACTGCGGAAGTGGAACGAGGGAAGGTTTGCACAGGATGAAAAAACGTATTGATTTCAAAGTGTTGGCTTTGATCCAGACACCTAATCTGCATATCTATTTCAAACTGTTCTTATATGTTCTAAGACACCTTTAAACCATTATTCACTTTGCCATTTGTAAATGCAACAGTTTGCCACGTTTTCTCCTTGACTTAACAGCTAGATGTCCTTTTTATCCTCACAGTGAAGAGAAATGACCGAACAGCTGAATGACAATGGTTCAGTATTTATGCAGTGTGAATCAAAACACCTGTAGACTGCCTGATTTCTGCTAATGGAACTACTGAAATGTAGTCTTCAATTGCTTGTTACTTGAGATTTGGAAGTTTATTTTGAGCATTAcacatgaagagaaaacaaacacaagaacaatTTGtaatttgttcaaaaaaaaaagagtgggaAGAAGCTGAAGCTTATTTAATCTCACCCCTTCTCCTTTCTCGTTTCTTTAATCAATAACCATTTATACGCATTAATATTGAACAGTCTTTATTATTGATCGTACAAGTAATAATAATACTgagaaacaaagcaacaaatcaACAGAGAAACGAATATTTTCTGAGTAACTTGTGCACACTTAAGTTGTACTCTGTTAGCAATTGAAAATAGTATTCTTCTGCTCGGTGTACATGGAGCTGTACTGTATTCTGTGTGATGATCAATGtattcattaaaatgtaattgggagaaagatgctctatgattAGACTGCTTCTGTTTCCTGGACAGACGACAAAGttctattgtttttttggtgaatcTCAACTATAAAAGCACCAAGTCCCCGGAAAATATCAAGTGAGAGTCATGCCACTTTAGAAGCCGTCATTGTTCCTGTCTATCTAAGCGTGTATGTGCAGAAGAATCGTTTGCAGTGGTCACGtgacacatgcacatgcacagtatCAGTGTCTGAAAAGAACTTTGAAGCTGTTCCTctcgttttcagtggctccaagcaccatctccgtgcaaacacacacctaaAACACTATGGGAGCTTTCCGTTTTACACTTACAATGGTTCCCTAAAGTAGTGAGCTGCATCTCAGTTACTATGGTTACAAGTAATGCGCAGTCAGACATGTTCCGTGTTGCTGTCCAGAGACGAGTTAGTTCAGGATCAATGAAGCGATAAACTGGAGTTTAGTAAAATAACAACAGATTTGGATGTTGCTAGAGCTAACTGTTGGTATTGTCATTTAGGCAGTAATAAGCCTGAAGCTTCAGTGTCTGGGTTACAGCATGGTAGTAATCTGATGTGTGTATTTGCTGAAAGTTATAGGATTATAGTGATGAACTGTTTTGAAACTAATCATGACCTAAACTGCTCATTAGCATCTCGTATCCTTTTGGATGAGGGTGCAAAGACAACTTGTAGCTAGTCTGACAAAATCCCATGGCAGAAAAGAGAGTATTTTTGTAGTTACCAAAAACACTTATCACGTTTactgtttcactttgtttagcTTCCTGCTAGAAGAACTGGTATTTGCAATAATGGAACTGAATGATAGAGCATTGTGACTCCACAACTATGCTTTCTAAGACTTTGAGTTAAAGCAGTCCCACTGTTTTCTCCTGATTGAAAATCTTCTTGCCCTCTGCTTGTATCTTTGTACAATAATTCACAGATAAAGATGATACTGTAGAAGTGCCCATCCTCTTTCCTGTCCCTTAAACCAGCAGAAATCTACCTGACTTCTCACTCCTTTCTTCCTAAATATGTCTGTtgagatgcagtttttttttaatccgtgGGTCTCTTTCAGCTCTGGAGGAGAGATAATCACCTCATTCTGTCTGTAAATTCTCACATCATCAGCATAATGAATGGTTCAGTTTTCCACTTTTCAGGCTTTTAAGTCCCAGTGGAGGATATATACTTATTCAGACTcctgatttctttttaatcttgcACCAAGAATTAACATGGCTATTGTGATGAGTCACAGATTATCTGCTTCAGGTCATCTCTGGTGACATAACATATTACAACATTttatacttaaaaaaatatgttgaaatggAAAATTTCAATTCCTCAGACTGATTACGTCTGTTAAAAAGTCTGACATTCATCAATATGACATACAACTTGACATTTGTAGACAAAACATTCCTTAATTTAGATaagatatattttaaaatgtctgaaatattagctacacactactgaaacatttcccacgTGCTTGAAAGATGAGGCCTTTatcagttttctgtctttttgtcaGGCATTAGCATCATTATTCAATCACATTTTCTATGAATAAATTTGCTATTTGTAAGTTGTTAAATATGATCACTTGTCTGTTAACAGATTCAGGTCATCATGTTCTTCACAAACTGATCAACTTGACTTAGTTTCCTTAAAGCGAACCCCGATTAAAATGTCTATTAGCTCTACAAATGTTGTCGCTGATGTCTACACTTAAAATACGCTgttagaaaagtataaacataatgcataaGTTATAAAATGCCACTCGTTTATAGGATTATTGCTTACAtggtggcggccatgttttggccgcgcaatgcattctgggagtgatgacgtcaggtagttgtctgttcaccgagcaaagccacaaattactcacaaagtacttctctcgtcagctacaactgaacaaaatgccacattgcgtcacttttggatgtaattttgaaaacaagggaattaaaagaagtgtggtgagcatccacagctttcctaaggagagaaaattaagaaaagagtgggaagatgcctgtgggagagttcagctccccatacctgtgctcagaaatcacgttaactgcataaaataataatattctaacattaattcacagaacaactgttactaatttcagattgtttaatacaattaaaggttaaaaaaataagtcatttaaaagagccgcagatctgctgacgcagtgaatcaaacccgcctctgacagaaagttgttgcatctgagattattcatgaagagagtaagcaaagggcgaatcaaacatgtctaaaagacagttaaatttactgtcattttttaaaaagaaggaaggggaacgcgatgatgactcaaaacgagtccgaataacaccagcaagtgacgctcagctgaagcagggaggtggaggagaatccggacatggccgtgatgtggagtgttttggactgttaaatatggtaagaacactgtctgttattaggccgccgtgccagattttaaatgataacagaagatttgtgtgtgctctcccgGCCGTGTGCGTGGCCGCTCTCCGGTatgttatatatttgctcccgctCCGCAAACCGAAGTATGACCGcacctaccccccccccccccccccccccccccccgcccgcccgcccgggGCCCACAAGACGTCCGGGTttatgcagacagcctgaaagtttGGATGCGCTATGATACAGGGGAGATCTATGGTAAAGTAGAGAGAGCAACCATctccgtttgtcatttttgtgttaattatgttaatcgtgacgatataaagtaaataagtaccatgaacagcgacagaaagaaaattgagctctttgcagcagacgctctctctcGGTCGCCACTGAGAGGCAGCATCCACAAAGGCACCAGCGGCTGTGAccgactctctcttcctcttgatagCTACCATTTTTATCGTCATCTCCtctgttactttcattttcgtcctcgctctgtatttggtttcgtgttggttcgaattgaaagggttgaacactcatgcttataaagctgtgaacagatcactcctaaaaacactgctgagaggtgaaacaactttgtgacgtcactacccagaatgctttgcaacgtgcacaacaatggcggcctccgtgcgaaataaactttgttaaaatatagttaactgaatatatatatattttttaaattattcatagatatgttactgacagcaagctgaaccacatagagcaaatttatcattatAGTCGGGGTTCCTTTTAAGGGCTGTTAGATAAAAAGCTAATGCTTGATTATGATCATTTACACACAGAGATTTAGATTGTACTGCTTACACTTCAACAGCAAATTATGTTTTCCTACTCATTGTTAGTTTGCAAATTGTTTTAAGAGACTTAAGCCTTTAGGCTAAAAGCGTATTGTAACATTTCACTAATATCTGCTCATTTGCATGTCTTAAGCATTTATTTCAATCCAGTAATTGCTTACTACATTATTTTATCACATCTCATTTCACTCAAATGTAAGTGGTGACTTGTGTCTCCTCTTAAGCTCAAGCCTTCGCTTCTCTGTtgtgattttatgttttatagTGTTGAGAGTCCGATAAAGTAATTTGCCAGAGAGGTACTCTATCACTCTATTTGTTGACATTTCCCATTTTctaatgtattattttttcacATAAGTGAATAAAATCTATTCCCTTCCTATAGtgataaaagctgcttcactggCAGAATCAAGTGACTCCATTTTAAAATCCAAGCTAAAGCGGGGCTGCCGCTTATTTATCGAAAGTGAAAGTTTCAGTCCCAAATCCCTCACCGcatgtttgtcattttgtgCCTTGTGGAAATTTTCTGttgatatgattttttttttgcagaattaCAATATAAGATTTGTTTTTTATGATAATGGATATTTTCTTATGAACAAGCCTGTGACTGTTATGCTAAGGTTGTTCCTGACAGCATATTTCATAACTGGACTGGTTCCTTATCAACACTAACAATTACATTAGAAATATATTTCtaaaatgtatctttttttgATGAAATGAATTCTAATTTTTCatcataattattattttctacctgatctctttgtgtttcagggACCCTACACCTAGTCTTTGACAATGAAGTACAACGCGTTAAGAAACCATGCGAACATGGCGGCTGCCGAGcccaccaccgccgccacctTGACGGCGGCTCCCACCCTGGGGGTCATCTCCACCTCAGCCCCCGAAACCTCCGGCTCTGGGAACAACACAGAGATCAGTAAGAATGACATGTTCGAGGAGATCAAGAGCAAATTCTTGAACGAAATCGATAAAATTCCACGTAAGTATCATGAATTCACACTCAGGTCTGTATTTGGCAACCTCTTTGgaaaaagaaatactgaaaacacaaattctTGTCTGTTTCCCTTGATTTGCTTTCAAAACCGGCAGTCCCTCCCTGGGCTCTGATCGCCATCGCTGTGGTGGCCGCCTTGCTCATCCTGACCTGCTGCTTCTGCATAATCAAAAAATGCTgctgcaagaagaagaagaacaaaaaaggaaaaaagggcaAAGATGGTTTcaacatgaagaacatgcaggGTGGGGAGGTATGATGCCTCGTGCTTCTGAACACTTTTCAACGTTTACGGAGACCTTTAGCTTCTCTTCCAAAATAATTTATCAATCTGACTTTGAATGCTTATTTCTGACTTTTACTGCTGAGTTTTTATGAGTGTGGCTAACCGAATTTGATCTTTCACCAGCAGCTTTTTTAGCCCAGGCTGTAGAGGACACAAGGAGAGCTCTCTTCCCTCTTCATTTCTTTGATGTTGTGGTTGTTTAGATGTGTGGTGTATTCCATTGTGGGTCATGGTGAAAAATGACACACTTTGTTACAAGGTGGCAGTGAATAATGAACATCATGAAGTGGaaagttttttgtgtttttgaagctGCAACCATGaagaagatgattttttttttttttttttttaatgaagatttAAAGCCCGTAAGAAAATTTTGGATCCGAAGTGCAATCAATTAGAGGATATATGTTGGTGAAAAAGATTAATTTAATCAGCTTACATCACTTTAGCTTGCACTgcaatccagtgacagttaatTAAAGTAATCAATTGCTTGTGTTCACAATGCAGAATTTATTGCTGCGAGCTTGAAACCGGCGTGTCATTTCTCATCATAatttgtggtggtggtggtggtggtggtggtgttgatTGCCTCTCTTTTTGTAGTGTGTTTGGTGTCTCGTGAGTTgaatctcttcctctctctgctctcctccttttttttttccgctttgTGTCTGTCTTGTGTGTGCCTCGTGTTTCTTGACTGTGGTGGACTCCTGCTCTACGGTAGGTGGATAGCTCACGTTGACGCTCTCTGGCCCCCTGGGCGGAGGGGGGTTTCATGGAATGAAAGTCGTAGCTTCCTCttgcttttttcctttctttttttgttttggttttagtCTCtcccacatttatttttttctacaatttTTGTCATGATAGCTTGAGAATGAAACAATGGAAAGCTATGATGTGCTCCATAAACCCCGGAGAGGAGAGTCTAACCATCTAACACATTGTTCTTTGGACAATGTAACCGTAACTCACACCAATATGGAAAGTATtggatttaagaaaaaaaaaaaaagtggaaatgcaAGACAATGTTAACACTATTAATCTATGCATGTGATAAAGGGCATGGTTGGTTGTTTGGGAGACGTGGAAACGGTGATGATAAAACTGCATGATGAGCCAAATACACACAAATCTCTTCTTTTTGATTGtaagactggaggaggaggtaggCTGTGGAGACACTGGATGTcccaaaagaaaacaactgtgATGCTACAAAGTTAAGGTCACTTTGAGGAGATGAATTCAATTACAAGCCTGGAGCAGTGAGATTTTACAGTAATAGAATAGCTGGCTCTGCCCTTTAATCCTGTGTTAGGGATAATTCTTTAGCCGTGTAAATTAAGATGGAACATGCAGATAACTGAAATATGAATCTGATATGATAAAAGCTATTACTTCTATTTACTGTAGCGTGTAAAATAACTAATCCATCTCAGGGTCCTTTCAAAAACGGTATATTTCCTTGTTCTGAATATTGTGTCACTTTCGTCCTATGATTTATTATGCACTAAACTGTGCAGTTGTCGGCTAGTTCCTTAGGCGATTTAGTCTATCGTTTATCTTCTATTTTCATTTGGCCCTAAAAAACTCACCCTATTCTTATCAATTTAGCCAAAATCTTTTGATTTTGTTGGAAGCTTGCGGTCCTTATTGTTACCCCTCTTAGTGGAACGAGCATGCGATGCCTCCACTGACTCTGGCTGTCACTGTACTGCTCAAGCATGACCAAGGAATTTACCCCACTGATCCAAAAGCACTGAGAGGATGAGGCGtacaaatgcatttaaaaaaagatgaaaaacactTAAATGTTACCAGCAGAGAGTTCCTCTGATTGTAAATGATAAACTGATACATGCTGGGTTTTTATCATCAGGTGCTGTGCAGGTAAGCAGTAACCAAAACGTGTATCTCCCACATAAAAAACTCCTGGAGCTCCGGTGTCTGTGGCATGCTGGCTGTTATAGGGAGACCTGGATCCTGATTTCCCGACATTCCGGCCATTAATGCCGCGTTCGGTTTTGTTGCTTTCGCTCCACAGAAACAccaggacgacgacgacgatgagGGCGAGACCGgactgacagaggaggagaaggaggaagaggagaaagaacaGGAGAAACTGGGGAAACTGCAATACTCAATAGATTATGACTTTGAGAATAcaaaggtgtgtgttttttctttctacttGCTGGTTATAAAGTGGTATCTAAAGTACAATTCTTGTAAAAGTAAAGCAGGTGAAGGATGACATGCAACACTAACCCAGTTCTACCAATTGAGCTACATTTACTATCACTGATATCACTGATTACCTTAGTTAAAGGAAGTCTTTATAATTCTTCAGCTTTCGGATTCAAATCCTACAAATTGCATGAGCAGGAACTCAAATCAACGTCTGATATTATTGTGtgcaaacagctgaaacaataAATTTTCACCTCACTCTTAAATCCTGCTGAGAAACTTTCTCACTCTGACACCAGTGTGACATTGAAGAAAACCGTCTGACAGTCAGTATGTCTCCAGTCAGCCAAGACACTTGTCCTGATTGATTGCTGGGCTCAAGTTATCAGAGGATTTTATATAACCAGTCTGAGGCAGTGACCGcggcaccatttttttttttttttttttttttttttgttttttctttttgccccCGTGAAATCCGGCACCCCTCTTGCTTACATCTCTCCACTCTCCTGCACACAGCTCACCGTCGGCATCCTCCAAGCCGCAGACCTCATGTCCATGGACTCGGGCGGAACCTCCGATCCTTATGTTAAAGTCCTCCTCCTTCCcgacaagaagaaaaagtttgacACGAAAGTGCACAAGAAGACGCTGAATCCCGTCTTCAATGAGACCTTTGTTTTTAAGGTGAGTTATAGATGTGGAATCAGCTGAAGAGAGTTTCAGAGAattcaagcagcagcagagaatgAGTATCTTACATATGTGCACATGCTGGTGTTGAAGTTCATAATTTGAAGAAGCCAACACAGATATGATCATCCTAACCCCTGTGTCTCCCTCCCAGTGTGCCAAGTATAATAGGGCTCAGTGTGTCTTGTCAGGATTGTCTGGATCTGTGTGTACCTGCTGGCCTGTGCAGCCTCCATGCACCTCCGTCCTGTCCCTGCTAATAAGGCCCGCTGAGACTGTACAGGTGGCTCCGGGTCAGGCTGGAAActcggccagcagcagcagcgtgtgtgtgtgtgtgtgtgtgtgtgtgtgtgtgtgtgtgtgtgtgtgtgctcatcaAAATACTTTTGAAATACAAATTTCAATCAATGTGCGCTCAATTAATATTTTGTGAATGCTGTTTCATGACAGTGTGTATCAACACCTTTATTCATTCATACATAAAAAAATCTGcgacattaaaaagaaattaaatggaCCATAAGCCGATACTATGTCGACCCTCAGCCCTACTTTAGAATGAATATAttacataaagtaaaaaaaaaaaaacttttaagaTGACTTCCTATAAGCATTGgccatatttaaaataaatacatccaTCAAGGACACCGACTGCAGTGAAGCCATTTTTTACCAAAATGGCCTTTCATCATTTACTTCATAATTATCATAAATGCAgatttataaaatgaaaataacagaaCAACTGCAGACGTTTCCAGATATAATCAGTTTCCTACTTAAAGTGTTCACATAAACATGACAGCAGTGTTTGATGACTTCAAGTTCGTCTCCATTATTTTGACACCTCTGAGCATATTTACCTCTGCTGTAAGTACTAACTGTGGTAAATCAGCAGTGACTTAAATGTTGAGGTTTTTGAGTTTGGAGTGTTTTGTCAGCATTAAATGACGACTAGTGGAACATTTCAGGTGTGTTTATTCGGCAGTGCGATCAGTTCGTTATGAGCGGCGTTGTGTCTGTTGGCCAGGTGCCCTATGAGGAGCTCGGTGGAAAGACCCTGGTGATGTCTGTTTATGACTACGACCGATTTTCCAAACACGACGTCATTGGAGAGGTGAAGATCCCGATGAACACCATCGACCTCGGACGGCCGATAGAGGAATGGCGGGACCTGGAGAGCGCCGATCAGGAGGAGGTGCTGTGGAGAATTAATCTGACAAACACCGTAGTTTTAAAGGACAAACCACTGATACTGATCTGTAAAGCTGCCAGTACGCACTGATGAGTAATGCACCTTAATCATCTGAAATATTACTCtcattagtttgtcagaaacactgagccGGATCATTCCTCACATATATAAATAGATAATTTGGAATATACCTGGGAACACAACATGAAATATCGATCCTTCTTTCTAAAAAGGTCGttcaaacattcagaaacaaaaatCTTCAATAAAATGCTGTAGTGTTAATTTACTGCAGTAATCCATTACTGCTGTCTTTAGATGAAGAGGGCAGGCCTGACAACCATTCACCAACGGATCCCAAACATTTTTCCGAGCCCCTTTCTTCGAACTACCAACATTTCCACagcttttctttcatctgcAACCTTCAAGGACAATACAGCAAAACTGAAGGTTGTCAACTGACTCAATTTTATGCAGCAAAAAAATAGTGCTTATCTCAGCACGGTCAACTTAAGATTCTTCACATTACTAAGAAGACCTGACATGAGATAACCATATTCAGAACTCGCTCCAGCTGCATCAGTTGATTCTGATAAGGAGGCAGCAGATAGAGCCAGAAGCCATTCCGCTGTTTGTATTGCAGGGATTTAAATGGAGATCAGTTCAAATAATCTCTTCACACATCTCTGTGAAGGTTTGGACTTTGACACTCGGAGATGTCATAAATCCATACCACACCGTGCTGCTGGAAGCCTGTATATTGTCGATATTGCCACAAGGACACAAACAAGAGCGTAATTCAGGAAATGCAGCAGTCAGAGCCTGAGAGTGTTTTGCATCAACCTGTCACGGGGCAAGCTGTTCACTGCTGTCTGATGAGCGTCTGTGTTTGTCACTTCTGTCTCCTCCCCCTGTGCCGGATGCTCAGCCGGAGAAACTGGGAGATATCTGCATCTCCCTGCGTTACGTCCCCACTGCCGGGAAACTCACCGTCTGCATCCTGGAGGCAAAGAACCTGAAGAAGATGGATGCCTGCGGCTTGTCTGGTAGATAAATAGCACGATTAAGTCAAAGTCAGTGCATGCGAAACGTAGATTactatttctttttaattgtgattaaaGTGGAATTAGCATTCagcatatttattttgtttaaccaaaggtgtttgttgttttaatgaaaaaggaTCAGTTTACTTAACTGAAAAGCACattacatgaaaatgttttttttttttttttacatttctactGATC encodes:
- the syt2b gene encoding synaptotagmin-2, whose product is MKYNALRNHANMAAAEPTTAATLTAAPTLGVISTSAPETSGSGNNTEISKNDMFEEIKSKFLNEIDKIPLPPWALIAIAVVAALLILTCCFCIIKKCCCKKKKNKKGKKGKDGFNMKNMQGGEKHQDDDDDEGETGLTEEEKEEEEKEQEKLGKLQYSIDYDFENTKLTVGILQAADLMSMDSGGTSDPYVKVLLLPDKKKKFDTKVHKKTLNPVFNETFVFKVPYEELGGKTLVMSVYDYDRFSKHDVIGEVKIPMNTIDLGRPIEEWRDLESADQEEPEKLGDICISLRYVPTAGKLTVCILEAKNLKKMDACGLSDPYVKIQLLQGGKRLKKKKTTVKKNTLNPYYNESFSFEIPLEQMQKILVAVTVFDYDKIGKNDAIGKIFVGSKATGLGLKHWSDMLANPRRPIAQWHALQPEEDIDGQLASLNAKK